In Virgibacillus sp. NKC19-16, a single genomic region encodes these proteins:
- the rpmD gene encoding 50S ribosomal protein L30 produces the protein MSNKLEITLTRSVIGGKEKQRKTVQALGLKKIRQSVVHEDTPAIRGMVDQVAHLLTVKEVQ, from the coding sequence ATGTCTAACAAATTAGAAATCACCCTCACACGCAGTGTTATTGGTGGAAAAGAAAAACAGCGTAAAACTGTTCAAGCATTAGGACTAAAGAAAATTCGTCAATCCGTTGTTCATGAAGATACTCCAGCCATCCGTGGTATGGTTGATCAAGTAGCTCATCTTCTAACGGTAAAAGAAGTACAATAA
- the rpsE gene encoding 30S ribosomal protein S5, which translates to MKTTIDPNNLDLEERVVAINRVAKVVKGGRNFRFAALVVVGDKNGHVGFGTGKALEVPEAIKKAVDDAKKNLISVPIVGTTIPHQIHGQFGSGNVLMKPATEGTGVISGGPVRAILELAGVGDIVTKSLGSNTPINMIRATLTGLTNLKTAEEVAKLRGKSVEELLG; encoded by the coding sequence ATGAAAACTACCATCGATCCGAACAATCTAGATCTTGAAGAACGAGTTGTTGCGATCAACCGTGTTGCAAAAGTAGTAAAAGGTGGACGTAATTTCCGCTTTGCTGCATTAGTAGTAGTTGGAGACAAAAATGGCCATGTAGGTTTTGGTACAGGTAAAGCACTGGAAGTACCGGAAGCAATTAAAAAAGCTGTTGATGACGCGAAGAAAAACTTAATCAGCGTACCAATCGTTGGAACTACCATTCCACATCAGATTCATGGACAATTTGGCTCTGGCAACGTATTAATGAAGCCAGCAACAGAGGGTACAGGAGTTATCTCCGGCGGCCCGGTTCGTGCGATTTTGGAACTTGCAGGTGTTGGTGATATTGTAACGAAATCACTAGGCTCCAATACACCAATTAATATGATTCGCGCAACATTAACTGGCTTAACAAACTTAAAAACAGCAGAAGAAGTAGCAAAATTACGTGGAAAGTCTGTAGAAGAACTGTTAGGATAA